Proteins encoded within one genomic window of Salmo trutta chromosome 11, fSalTru1.1, whole genome shotgun sequence:
- the LOC115202289 gene encoding dnaJ homolog subfamily B member 14: MEGNRDEAEKCINIATKALEAGDKDKAVKFLNKAEKLYPTYKAKALLDTLTRNGSSAGNGAHCRQRTTDSSSESTKAWAGGQDQEAGGGEPSTKGFTKDQVEGVQRIKRCKDYYEVLGTSKEANEEELKKAYRKLALKFHPDKNQAPGATEAFKKIGNAYAVLSNPDKRKQYDLTGAEEPSSPGHAHSQGFDFHRGFEADITPEDLFNMFFGGGFPSSAAHTFTNGRTRYSQQTDQRRERAEERGEGGFSMFIQLIPIVVLILVSILSQLMVSTPPYSLYSRLSTGQTVKRQTENLHVDYYVNRDFKTEYKGSNLQKIEKNVEEDYVSYVRNNCWKERQTKTDLLYAAKVYRDDRLRKKAELMTMDNCKELDRLNDLFRGG; this comes from the exons ATGGAAGGGAACAGAGACGAAGcagaaaaatgtataaatatagCCACTAAAGCTCTTGAAGCAGGAGACAAAGACAAGGCGGTGAAATTCTTAAACAAAGCAGAGAAGCTCTATCCAACCTACAAAGCGAAAG CCTTGTTGGACACCTTGACGAGGAACGGCAGCTCTGCGGGTAATGGCGCGCACTGCAGACAGCGTACTACAGACAGCTCCTCAGAGAGCACCAAGGCCTGGGCTGGTGGGCAGGACCAGGAGGCCGGAGGGGGCGAGCCCAGCACCAAGGGCTTCACCAAGGACCAGGTGGAGGGAGTGCAGAG GATAAAGCGGTGTAAGGATTACTATGAAGTCCTGGGCACCAGTAAGGAGGCCAATGAGGAGGAGCTGAAGAAAGCCTACAGGAAACTAGCACTCAAGTTCCACCCAGACAAAAACCAAGCCCCCGGAGCTACAGAGGCCTTCAAAA AGATCGGCAACGCCTACGCCGTGCTTAGCAACCCAGACAAGAGAAAACAGTATGACCTCACGGGGGCGGAGGAGCCTTCCAGCCCTGGCCACGCCCACAGCCAAGGGTTTGACTTCCACCGGGGCTTCGAGGCCGACATCACTCCCGAGGACCTCTTCAACATGTTCTTCGGAGGAGGATTCCCCTCTT CGGCTGCCCACACGTTCACCAACGGCAGGACGCGATACAGCCAGCAGACGGACCAGAGacgggagagagcagaggagaggggagag GGAGGGTTCTCCATGTTTATCCAGCTGATACCCATCGTTGTACTGATCCTGGTGTCCATCTTGAGCCAACTGATGGTGTCTACTCCCCCCTACAGCCTCTACTCCAGACt GTCCACGGGGCAGACGGTTAAACGGCAGACGGAGAACCTGCATGTAGATTACTACGTCAACAGAGACTTCAAGACAGAGTACAAGGGCTCCAATCTGCAGAAGATCGAGAAGAACGTGGAGGAGGACTACGTGTCTTATGTCAGAAACAACTGCTGGAAGGAGAGGCAGACGA AAACGGACTTGCTCTACGCTGCTAAGGTCTACAGGGACGACCGCCTGCGTAAGAAGGCTGAGCTGATGACCATGGATAACTGCAAGGAGCTGGACAGACTAAATGACCTGTTCAGGGGGGGCTGA
- the LOC115202290 gene encoding group XIIA secretory phospholipase A2-like produces the protein MPTNCNYFLSSGAVIMHHNSCIPVFLVGLLSFYAFLSCVSSCSKEPETPDWRMTLKTIRNGIHNIDKYLNVALDLFGGQDGLCHYECSDGYKPEPRPGYKPTPPNGCGSPLFGFQFDIGIPSLTKCCNQHDRCYDTCNRDKHDCDNEFQECLETICRRLQKMLGLNQSVQACENTVTLLFEAVMHMGCKPYMDSQRDSCMCKFEVKRDL, from the exons ATGCCGACCAATTGCAACTATTTTCTATCATCCGGTGCTGTCATCATGCATCATAACAGTTGCATCCCGGTTTTTCTCGTTGGCTTACTATCTTTCTATGCATTTCTGAGCTGTGTGTCTTCATGTAGTAAGGAACCTGAAACACCGGACTGGCGAATGACTTTAAAAACCATTCGCAATGGGATCCATAACATTGACAAATACCTCAACGTTGCTCTGGACTTATTTGGAGGACAAGATGGACTGTGTCACTATGAATGCAGCGATG GTTACAAACCAGAACCCCGGCCTGGTTACAAACCAACCCCACCCAATGGATGTGGGTCACCCCTGTTCGGATTCCAG TTTGACATCGGCATCCCGTCCTTGACCAAGTGCTGTAACCAGCACGACCGTTGCTATGACACCTGTAACCGTGATAAACACGACTGTGACAATGAGTTCCAGGAATGCCTGGAGACCATCTGTAGGAGATTACAGAAGATGTTGGGACTGAACCAGAGTGTCCAAG CGTGTGAGAATACTGTGACCCTGCTGTTTGAGGCTGTCATGCACATGGGGTGTAAACCTTACATGGACAGCCAGAGAGACTCCTGCATGTGCAAATTTGAAGTCAAGAGGGATCTATGA